One genomic segment of Pseudomonas sp. RU47 includes these proteins:
- a CDS encoding anti-virulence regulator CigR family protein: protein MKMPKRLIAGLGVLMISATPLLASADPRDDHDHGGPQQGHYDNRGDNYGDDHRGPQNDHRGGPPPRDFGPVRQTIRDNHGYFVRGAPPPPGIHLERGRPLPHGYYGERLDGRALGRLPVYPGYEWRRAGGDIVLIAVGTGIVYEILDGVLY from the coding sequence ATGAAAATGCCGAAACGTCTGATAGCCGGACTGGGCGTGCTGATGATCAGCGCGACGCCGCTGCTGGCCAGCGCCGATCCGCGCGACGATCACGACCACGGCGGCCCGCAGCAGGGCCATTACGATAACCGTGGCGACAATTACGGTGATGATCACCGTGGTCCGCAAAATGATCATCGAGGTGGCCCGCCACCGCGCGACTTTGGTCCGGTGCGTCAGACCATTCGTGACAACCATGGCTACTTTGTACGCGGTGCACCGCCGCCTCCGGGGATTCATCTGGAGCGTGGCCGGCCGTTGCCGCATGGGTATTACGGTGAGCGTCTGGACGGTCGCGCGTTGGGTCGTTTGCCGGTGTATCCGGGTTATGAATGGCGTCGGGCGGGGGGCGATATCGTGCTGATCGCGGTGGGCACCGGGATCGTTTACGAAATTCTCGATGGCGTTTTGTATTGA
- a CDS encoding HAD family hydrolase — MHYQTVLFDLDGTLTDPREGITRSIQFALAKLGIDEPDLTKLEHFIGPPLLQAFMQFYEFDEAKAWQAVNFYRERFKVTGLYENRVFAGVTPLLETLSGQGRQLYIATSKPWEFAREIARHFDFARHFKVIYGSELDGTRTNKVELIAHLVKEEGLDPADTLMIGDRKHDLIGARSNGLDAAAVGYGFGSFEELNAEAPAYHFETLEELHQAFLRR, encoded by the coding sequence ATGCATTACCAAACCGTATTGTTTGACCTCGATGGCACCCTCACCGACCCGCGTGAGGGCATCACCCGCTCCATCCAGTTCGCCCTCGCCAAGCTCGGTATCGACGAGCCGGATCTGACCAAGCTGGAACACTTCATCGGCCCGCCGCTGTTGCAGGCGTTCATGCAGTTCTATGAGTTTGACGAGGCCAAGGCTTGGCAGGCGGTGAATTTCTATCGTGAGCGCTTCAAAGTCACTGGCCTGTATGAAAACCGTGTGTTTGCTGGTGTTACGCCTTTATTGGAAACCCTGAGCGGGCAGGGACGGCAGCTGTATATCGCCACCTCGAAGCCATGGGAATTCGCCCGCGAGATCGCGCGGCACTTCGACTTCGCCCGGCATTTCAAGGTGATTTACGGCAGCGAACTGGATGGCACGCGGACCAACAAGGTTGAGTTGATTGCGCATCTAGTGAAGGAAGAAGGGCTGGATCCGGCGGATACGCTGATGATTGGCGATCGCAAGCACGACCTGATCGGCGCGCGCAGCAATGGCCTGGATGCAGCGGCGGTCGGTTACGGGTTTGGCAGTTTTGAAGAGTTGAATGCCGAGGCGCCGGCTTATCACTTTGAAACGCTGGAGGAGTTGCATCAGGCCTTTCTGCGGCGCTGA
- a CDS encoding dodecin — protein sequence MSDHHTYKKVELVGSSASSIEDAINNALAEANKSIKHLEWFEVVDTRGHIKDGKAAHFQVTLKVGFRIASS from the coding sequence ATGAGTGACCATCACACGTACAAGAAAGTCGAGCTGGTCGGTTCGTCCGCCAGCAGCATCGAAGACGCCATCAACAACGCGCTGGCCGAAGCCAACAAGAGCATCAAGCATCTTGAGTGGTTTGAAGTGGTCGATACCCGCGGCCACATCAAGGACGGCAAGGCTGCGCACTTTCAGGTGACGCTGAAAGTCGGCTTCCGCATTGCCAGCAGCTGA
- a CDS encoding aminopeptidase, which translates to MIRPFPSLGLLDRVFRVLFPGVLFLLLNGCTSVSYYSQLASGQLQLLRAREPVEKVIADPSRDAKLRTHLAQSQKARAFASEHLHLPDNQSYRLYADIGRPFVVWNVFATQEFSLTPQNHCFPIAGCVAYRGYYSQSAARGEAAIQRLQGMDVSIGGVEAYSTLGWFNDPILNSMMGWGDERLATLIFHELAHQRFYVKDDTEFNESFATFVEQEGTRQWRAFRGLPADTDSRLQQRDQFIELVLDVRSRLEKLYAQALPAEQMRERKAAEFELFRREYRMMRDSQWAGDKRYDAWVNAPLNNARLLPFGLYDQWVPAFAALFRQVGGDWLRFYAQVERLGRLPGAERKAALKMLADPNG; encoded by the coding sequence TTGATCAGGCCATTTCCAAGCCTTGGGTTACTTGATCGCGTTTTTCGGGTTTTGTTTCCGGGTGTGTTGTTTTTGTTGCTCAACGGTTGCACCAGCGTCAGCTATTACAGTCAGTTGGCCAGCGGCCAACTGCAACTGCTGCGGGCGCGGGAACCCGTGGAAAAAGTCATTGCCGACCCAAGCCGCGACGCGAAATTGCGCACACACCTGGCGCAATCGCAGAAGGCCCGCGCCTTCGCCAGCGAACACCTGCATTTGCCGGATAACCAGAGCTATCGCCTGTATGCCGACATCGGCCGGCCGTTTGTGGTGTGGAATGTGTTCGCCACTCAGGAGTTCTCCCTGACGCCACAGAACCATTGCTTCCCGATTGCCGGCTGCGTGGCCTATCGCGGTTATTACAGTCAGAGTGCCGCGCGTGGCGAAGCGGCGATCCAGCGCCTGCAGGGCATGGACGTGTCGATTGGCGGTGTTGAGGCTTACTCGACGCTCGGCTGGTTCAACGACCCGATCCTCAATTCGATGATGGGTTGGGGCGATGAGCGTCTGGCCACGCTGATCTTTCATGAACTGGCGCATCAACGCTTTTATGTGAAGGACGACACCGAGTTCAACGAGTCCTTTGCCACATTTGTCGAGCAGGAAGGCACGCGGCAGTGGCGGGCGTTTCGCGGGTTGCCGGCGGATACTGACTCACGGTTACAGCAGCGTGATCAGTTCATCGAGTTGGTGCTTGATGTGCGGTCACGGCTGGAGAAGCTGTATGCGCAGGCATTGCCCGCTGAACAAATGCGCGAACGCAAAGCGGCGGAGTTCGAGCTGTTTCGCCGCGAATACCGAATGATGAGGGACAGCCAGTGGGCCGGGGACAAGCGTTATGACGCTTGGGTGAATGCGCCGTTGAACAATGCGCGGTTGTTGCCGTTTGGGCTGTATGACCAGTGGGTGCCGGCGTTTGCGGCGTTGTTCAGGCAGGTTGGGGGGGATTGGCTGAGGTTTTATGCGCAGGTTGAGCGGTTGGGTCGGTTGCCGGGGGCTGAGCGTAAGGCGGCTTTGAAAATGTTGGCAGATCCAAACGGTTGA
- a CDS encoding DUF7844 domain-containing protein codes for MKSLGTWLLAGALLLLGNSAHAGLQLRLKTDGLSPAQQQASQALIDEAMQKLPPSFIERLDRRIDVGWTDDMPGNAYGQATLVSELDLNRKLLASLTDGSAAKEKTNRPHGTVRQELLATVLHEITHIYDRARLWPDAERTLIQRCTRRFNSAGLIGIPDECRGQNGRRFTLSDDPRLLDLAGWQQYVGRRGEREQHNRQIARSPDLYEISSPKEFVAVNMEYFLLDPSYACRRPALYRYYQQHFGWAPPAKDTCSKTFSFLNAGNDFAKQPLGQVDPERVYAVDYLLAEANQNWVSRWGHSMLRLVICAPGRPRGPDCRLDLDQHLVLSYRAFVGDVQLSSWDGLVGKYPSRLFVLPLAQVIDEYTKTELRSLASVPLNLSRDEIEGVVEHAAEMHWSYDGNYFFLSNNCAVEGLKLLRSGSNNTQFVGLDSIMPNGLLEVMKGRGLADTSVLDDPKEALRLGYRFDSFRDRYQAMFDVLKKQLPIKQTTVEEWLSLTAEERREWFERADLRTSAALLLLEQASYRRQLLLAQDEVKQRYLGARELENGGMDKANATLQEILANSGFLSRPAELLDAKGYGLPQPTEFTRLEAESSQRQKKLLALSGDLDAEVRKLLEPKRAAEIAASEENVKQIGAHLRKLHKASGGLELP; via the coding sequence GTGAAGTCACTCGGCACCTGGCTACTGGCCGGGGCGTTGTTGCTGCTTGGCAACAGCGCCCACGCCGGCCTGCAATTGCGGCTCAAGACCGACGGTCTGAGCCCCGCCCAACAACAGGCCAGCCAGGCGCTGATCGATGAGGCGATGCAAAAGCTGCCGCCGAGTTTTATCGAGCGGCTGGATCGGCGCATCGATGTCGGCTGGACCGATGACATGCCCGGCAATGCCTATGGCCAGGCCACGCTGGTTTCCGAACTCGACCTGAACCGCAAACTGCTCGCAAGCCTCACCGACGGCAGCGCGGCCAAAGAAAAAACCAATCGCCCTCACGGCACTGTGCGCCAGGAACTGCTCGCCACGGTGCTGCACGAAATTACCCATATTTATGACCGCGCCCGCTTATGGCCGGATGCCGAACGCACGCTGATCCAGCGCTGCACTCGGCGTTTCAACAGCGCCGGGCTGATCGGCATTCCCGACGAGTGTCGCGGCCAGAACGGCCGGCGCTTCACCCTCAGCGATGACCCGCGCCTGCTCGACCTCGCCGGTTGGCAGCAATATGTCGGCCGTCGGGGTGAGCGCGAACAACACAATCGGCAGATCGCCCGCAGTCCGGACCTTTACGAAATCTCCAGCCCCAAGGAGTTCGTCGCGGTCAACATGGAGTATTTCCTCCTCGACCCGAGCTACGCCTGCCGCCGCCCGGCGCTGTATCGCTATTACCAGCAGCACTTCGGCTGGGCGCCACCGGCCAAGGACACCTGCAGCAAGACCTTCTCCTTCCTCAATGCTGGCAACGACTTCGCCAAACAGCCATTGGGGCAAGTTGATCCAGAACGGGTCTATGCCGTCGATTATCTGCTGGCCGAAGCCAATCAGAACTGGGTCAGCCGCTGGGGCCACAGCATGTTGCGCCTAGTGATCTGCGCACCGGGCCGCCCGCGCGGGCCGGATTGCCGACTCGATCTGGACCAGCATCTGGTGTTGTCCTACCGCGCCTTTGTCGGTGATGTACAGCTGTCGAGCTGGGACGGACTGGTCGGCAAATACCCATCGCGTCTATTCGTGTTGCCGCTGGCGCAGGTCATCGACGAATACACCAAGACCGAGCTGCGCAGCCTTGCGTCGGTGCCACTGAACCTGTCCCGCGACGAGATCGAAGGCGTGGTCGAACACGCCGCCGAAATGCACTGGAGCTATGACGGCAACTACTTCTTCCTGTCGAACAATTGCGCCGTGGAAGGCCTGAAACTGTTGCGCAGCGGCAGCAACAACACACAGTTCGTCGGCCTCGACAGCATCATGCCCAACGGCTTGCTGGAAGTGATGAAGGGCCGTGGTCTGGCGGACACCAGCGTGCTGGATGATCCGAAAGAAGCGTTGCGTCTGGGTTATCGCTTCGACTCGTTCCGCGATCGCTATCAGGCGATGTTTGATGTATTGAAGAAGCAGTTGCCGATCAAACAGACCACCGTTGAGGAATGGCTTTCACTCACTGCCGAAGAGCGCCGTGAGTGGTTCGAACGCGCCGACTTGCGCACCAGCGCCGCCCTGCTGCTGTTGGAGCAGGCCAGTTATCGACGCCAGTTGCTGCTGGCTCAGGATGAGGTCAAGCAGCGTTACCTCGGTGCGCGCGAGCTGGAAAACGGCGGCATGGACAAGGCCAACGCGACCTTGCAGGAGATTCTCGCCAATAGCGGATTCCTTAGCCGTCCGGCGGAATTGCTCGACGCCAAGGGTTACGGATTGCCGCAGCCGACCGAGTTCACTCGACTGGAAGCAGAAAGCAGTCAGCGGCAGAAAAAGTTGCTCGCATTGTCGGGCGATCTCGACGCCGAAGTGCGTAAGTTGCTGGAGCCCAAGCGCGCTGCCGAGATTGCCGCCAGCGAGGAGAACGTGAAGCAGATTGGCGCGCATCTGCGCAAACTGCACAAGGCCTCCGGCGGGCTGGAGCTGCCCTGA
- a CDS encoding OsmC family protein encodes MAIVKKASAHWAGDLKTGIGSISTETGVLREAPYGFKARFEGGKGTNPEELIGAAHAGCFSMAFSMILGDAGLKADSIDTQAEVTLDQVEGGFAITAVKLILKAKIPGATQAQFEELSNKAKEGCPVSKVLNAKITLDASLVS; translated from the coding sequence ATGGCTATCGTTAAGAAAGCATCCGCACATTGGGCAGGTGATCTGAAAACCGGTATTGGCTCGATCTCCACTGAAACCGGTGTCCTCAGAGAAGCACCGTACGGCTTCAAGGCCCGCTTCGAGGGTGGCAAGGGCACCAACCCGGAGGAACTCATCGGTGCCGCGCATGCCGGCTGTTTTTCCATGGCGTTTTCGATGATTCTGGGCGATGCGGGGCTGAAGGCCGACAGCATCGACACTCAGGCTGAAGTGACCCTCGATCAGGTAGAGGGCGGGTTCGCGATCACGGCGGTGAAACTGATCCTCAAGGCGAAAATTCCGGGGGCGACGCAGGCGCAGTTCGAAGAACTGAGCAACAAGGCCAAGGAAGGGTGCCCGGTGTCCAAGGTACTTAATGCGAAGATTACTCTAGACGCTTCGCTGGTCAGCTAA
- the trpA gene encoding tryptophan synthase subunit alpha → MSRLQTRFADLKEQNRAALVTFVTAGDPDYDTSLAILKGLPGAGADVIELGMPFTDPMADGPAIQLANIRALGAKQNLAKTLQMVREFREGNSDTPLVLMGYFNPIHMYGVERFIADAKEAGVDGLIVVDMPPEHNAELCDPAQAAGLDFIRLTTPTTDDARLPKVLNGSSGFVYYVSVAGVTGAGAATLEHVEEAVTRLRRHTDLPISIGFGIRTPEQAAAIARLADGVVVGSALIDHIANATTPDQAIDGVLSLCSALSEGVRKARVS, encoded by the coding sequence ATGAGCCGCCTGCAAACCCGTTTTGCCGACCTCAAAGAACAGAACCGCGCGGCGCTGGTGACCTTCGTCACCGCCGGTGATCCGGACTACGACACCTCGCTGGCGATCCTCAAAGGCTTGCCGGGCGCGGGCGCCGATGTGATCGAGCTGGGCATGCCGTTTACCGACCCGATGGCCGACGGCCCGGCGATTCAACTGGCGAACATTCGTGCCTTGGGCGCCAAGCAGAACCTGGCGAAAACCCTGCAAATGGTTCGCGAGTTCCGTGAAGGCAACAGCGATACGCCGCTGGTGCTGATGGGCTACTTCAACCCGATCCACATGTATGGCGTCGAGCGCTTCATCGCTGATGCGAAAGAGGCCGGTGTCGATGGTCTGATCGTGGTCGACATGCCGCCTGAGCACAACGCTGAGCTGTGCGATCCGGCACAGGCTGCCGGTCTGGACTTTATCCGCCTGACCACGCCGACTACCGATGATGCGCGTCTGCCGAAGGTGCTCAACGGCAGCTCCGGTTTCGTTTACTACGTGTCGGTCGCCGGTGTGACCGGTGCTGGCGCCGCAACCCTGGAGCACGTCGAAGAGGCGGTGACCCGTTTGCGTCGTCATACCGATCTGCCGATCAGCATCGGTTTCGGCATCCGTACTCCTGAGCAAGCGGCGGCCATCGCACGTCTGGCCGACGGTGTCGTGGTGGGCTCGGCGCTGATCGATCACATCGCCAACGCGACCACACCTGACCAGGCCATTGATGGTGTGTTGAGCCTGTGTTCGGCACTCTCCGAAGGCGTGCGTAAGGCCCGCGTCAGCTGA
- a CDS encoding PA0061/PA0062 family lipoprotein, protein MRQLLLLLAAGLLAGCQTPLPPADPHMAWVDFSTPTPGGKVLMAERLDKQRLNDGRYFQVTPGSHELRVRFDFEVFGGGGSLMNGPVERLCYLYIRYDHFEAGQRYVLEGRSLGFTPSARLYNAKREIVAEDYDYNCII, encoded by the coding sequence ATGCGCCAGTTGCTGTTGTTGCTCGCTGCCGGTCTTTTGGCCGGTTGTCAGACGCCTTTGCCCCCGGCCGATCCGCACATGGCCTGGGTCGATTTTTCGACGCCGACACCCGGCGGTAAAGTGCTGATGGCCGAGCGTCTCGACAAACAGCGACTGAATGACGGGCGCTACTTTCAGGTCACCCCCGGCAGCCACGAATTACGCGTGCGGTTCGATTTCGAAGTGTTTGGTGGTGGCGGCAGCTTGATGAACGGCCCGGTGGAGCGGCTGTGCTATCTGTACATCCGCTATGACCATTTCGAGGCCGGGCAGCGTTATGTGCTGGAGGGGCGTTCGCTGGGGTTCACTCCGAGTGCCCGGCTGTACAACGCCAAGCGCGAAATCGTTGCCGAGGATTACGACTACAACTGCATTATCTGA
- a CDS encoding DUF1161 domain-containing protein — MKKFMLAVGLLSLAGGAFAAGKPCEELKSEIAAKLDAKGVSGYSLEIVDKGAAAGGKVVGTCEGGAKVIIYTK; from the coding sequence ATGAAGAAGTTCATGTTGGCAGTAGGTTTGTTGAGCCTTGCGGGTGGTGCGTTTGCTGCCGGTAAGCCATGTGAAGAGCTGAAAAGCGAGATTGCGGCGAAGCTGGATGCCAAGGGCGTTTCCGGGTATTCGCTGGAGATTGTTGATAAGGGTGCGGCAGCTGGTGGCAAGGTTGTTGGCACCTGCGAAGGCGGCGCCAAGGTCATCATCTACACGAAGTAG
- a CDS encoding DUF1161 domain-containing protein, with protein sequence MKRIGLAILCSALATSVIAAPKDCEELKKEIEIKIQAKAVPSYTLEIVSKKEAAKHDIAMVVGTCDYGRKKIIYQKNDS encoded by the coding sequence ATGAAACGTATTGGCTTGGCGATTCTCTGCAGTGCACTGGCCACTTCTGTCATTGCGGCACCCAAAGACTGCGAAGAACTCAAGAAAGAGATCGAAATCAAGATTCAGGCCAAAGCCGTGCCCTCCTACACGCTGGAAATCGTCAGCAAGAAAGAGGCTGCAAAACACGATATCGCCATGGTTGTCGGCACTTGCGATTATGGCCGCAAGAAAATCATCTATCAGAAGAACGACAGCTGA
- a CDS encoding LLM class flavin-dependent oxidoreductase, producing MKQLSDVKFSTLDLVPVRENASPAQSLRNSLDLAQHVEKFGYTRFWVAEHHNMDGIASSATSVLLGYLAGGTSTIRVGSGGVMLPNHAPLVIAEQFGTLESLYPGRIDLGLGRAPGSDQMTARALRRERSGSADDFPEDVAELARYLGPRTPDQRVIAMPGTGTNVPIWLLGSSLFSAQLAGERGLPYAFASHFAPRFMHEAIRVYRNHFKPSAVLDKPYVMLGVPLVAADTDEQADYLATSVYQRILALMRGQSLVQRPPVKSMDGLWLPHEREAVGDFLGLAMVGGPQKIRAKLEVLIEQTQADELIFTSDLYEHADRVHSYELLAQVMKG from the coding sequence ATGAAACAACTGTCCGACGTAAAATTTTCCACCCTCGATCTGGTACCGGTGCGCGAAAACGCCAGCCCGGCGCAATCGCTGCGCAACTCGCTGGATCTGGCGCAGCACGTCGAGAAATTCGGCTACACGCGGTTCTGGGTGGCCGAACACCACAACATGGATGGTATCGCCAGTTCCGCGACCTCGGTATTGCTGGGCTATCTGGCTGGTGGTACGTCGACCATTCGTGTCGGCTCTGGCGGCGTGATGCTGCCCAACCATGCGCCGCTGGTGATCGCCGAGCAGTTCGGCACACTGGAAAGCCTGTATCCGGGGCGTATCGACCTCGGTCTGGGCCGCGCGCCCGGTTCCGATCAGATGACTGCTCGAGCGCTGCGCCGTGAACGCTCCGGCAGCGCCGATGATTTCCCCGAAGACGTCGCCGAACTGGCGCGCTACCTCGGCCCGCGCACCCCGGATCAGCGCGTGATCGCCATGCCCGGCACCGGCACCAATGTGCCGATCTGGCTGCTCGGTTCCAGTCTGTTCAGTGCGCAACTGGCCGGTGAGCGCGGCTTGCCTTACGCCTTCGCCTCGCATTTCGCCCCACGTTTCATGCACGAGGCGATCCGCGTTTATCGCAATCACTTCAAGCCGTCGGCGGTGCTCGACAAGCCGTACGTAATGCTCGGCGTGCCGCTGGTGGCGGCGGACACCGATGAGCAAGCCGATTACCTGGCGACCTCGGTGTACCAGCGCATTCTGGCGCTGATGCGTGGGCAGAGTCTGGTGCAGCGTCCGCCGGTGAAAAGCATGGATGGCTTGTGGTTGCCCCATGAGCGTGAGGCGGTGGGGGATTTCCTTGGGCTGGCGATGGTGGGTGGCCCGCAGAAGATCCGCGCGAAGCTGGAGGTGCTGATTGAGCAGACCCAGGCGGATGAGCTGATTTTTACCAGTGATCTCTACGAACACGCTGATCGTGTGCATTCCTACGAGTTGTTGGCGCAGGTGATGAAGGGCTGA
- a CDS encoding PA0061/PA0062 family lipoprotein — MRILMLTGGLLTLAGCANFGMPDPDPSQAWIDLDARQQDTSLQALKVDSSVTDDKRYFEVQPGSHELKVRYQFPVEATNIGPDAEPLWRDCQLSVKFKDFNAGQRYQLQAGSIGFRPWARLYDEQRKVVGQGTPAGCQRT, encoded by the coding sequence ATGCGCATATTGATGCTGACAGGGGGCCTGCTGACGCTGGCCGGTTGTGCCAATTTCGGAATGCCCGATCCCGACCCTTCGCAAGCCTGGATCGACCTTGATGCCCGGCAGCAGGACACGTCGTTGCAAGCGCTGAAGGTCGATAGCAGCGTGACCGACGACAAACGTTACTTCGAAGTGCAGCCAGGCAGCCATGAGTTGAAGGTGCGTTATCAGTTTCCGGTGGAGGCGACCAATATCGGTCCCGACGCTGAGCCGCTGTGGCGCGATTGCCAGTTGAGCGTGAAATTCAAGGACTTCAACGCCGGTCAGCGTTATCAGTTGCAGGCCGGCAGTATCGGCTTTCGACCATGGGCCAGGCTTTATGACGAGCAGCGCAAAGTGGTAGGTCAGGGCACACCGGCAGGCTGTCAGCGCACCTGA
- a CDS encoding DUF883 family protein, whose amino-acid sequence MANTSLRKASLQSMEAEIESLLKSLESLKDDASDESRKTLKALKSNAESALKHSRHLLSDAYEEVKVKTRETGIATRDYAQEHPWTTAGVAVGAIGLLAAYLLFKRGE is encoded by the coding sequence ATGGCCAACACCTCTTTACGTAAAGCCTCGTTGCAAAGCATGGAAGCCGAGATCGAGAGTCTGCTCAAATCGTTGGAAAGCTTGAAGGACGACGCTTCGGACGAGTCGCGCAAGACCCTCAAGGCGCTGAAAAGCAATGCCGAAAGTGCGCTGAAACATTCACGTCACTTGCTCAGCGATGCCTATGAAGAAGTCAAAGTGAAAACCCGCGAAACCGGGATCGCCACCCGTGATTACGCTCAGGAACATCCGTGGACGACGGCCGGTGTGGCAGTCGGTGCGATCGGTCTGCTCGCGGCTTACTTGCTGTTCAAGCGCGGCGAGTGA
- the trpB gene encoding tryptophan synthase subunit beta, which produces MTQTSNTSNLRNGPDDNGLFGSFGGRYVAETLMPLILDLAREYEAAKEDPAFKEELAYFQRDYVGRPSPLYFAERLTEFCGGAKIYLKREELNHTGAHKINNCIGQILLARRMGKKRIIAETGAGMHGVATATVAARFGLDCVIYMGTTDIERQQANVFRMKLLGAEVIPVVAGTGTLKDAMNEALRDWVTNVDSTFYLIGTVAGPHPYPAMVRDFQAVIGKETRDQLQAQEGRLPDSLVACIGGGSNAMGLFHPFLDDKSVEIIGVEAAGYGIETGKHAASLNGGVPGVLHGNRTFLLQDDDGQIIDAHSISAGLDYPGIGPEHAWLHDIGRVQYTSVTDDEALDAFHKCCRLEGIIPALESAHALAEVFKRAPKLPEDHLMVVNLSGRGDKDMQTVMHHMEHSKQEKH; this is translated from the coding sequence ATGACCCAGACTTCGAACACTTCCAATCTGCGTAACGGCCCGGACGATAACGGCCTGTTCGGCTCGTTCGGTGGCCGCTACGTGGCGGAAACCCTGATGCCGTTGATCCTCGATCTGGCCCGCGAATACGAAGCGGCCAAGGAAGATCCGGCATTCAAAGAAGAATTGGCCTACTTCCAGCGCGATTACGTCGGACGTCCGAGCCCACTGTATTTCGCCGAGCGCCTGACCGAGTTTTGCGGCGGCGCGAAGATTTATCTCAAGCGCGAAGAGCTGAACCACACCGGCGCGCACAAGATCAACAACTGCATCGGCCAGATCCTGCTGGCGCGGCGCATGGGCAAGAAACGCATCATCGCCGAGACCGGCGCCGGCATGCACGGCGTTGCCACTGCCACCGTCGCCGCACGTTTCGGTCTGGATTGCGTGATCTACATGGGCACCACTGACATCGAACGTCAGCAGGCCAACGTCTTCCGCATGAAGCTGCTCGGCGCGGAGGTGATTCCGGTCGTGGCCGGCACCGGCACCCTGAAAGACGCGATGAACGAAGCGCTGCGTGACTGGGTGACCAACGTCGACAGCACCTTCTACCTGATCGGCACCGTGGCCGGGCCGCACCCTTATCCAGCAATGGTTCGCGACTTCCAGGCGGTCATCGGCAAGGAAACCCGCGATCAGTTGCAGGCTCAGGAAGGCCGTTTGCCGGACAGCCTGGTGGCGTGCATCGGTGGCGGTTCCAACGCCATGGGCCTGTTTCACCCGTTCCTCGATGACAAGAGCGTCGAGATCATCGGCGTTGAAGCGGCCGGTTACGGCATCGAAACCGGCAAGCACGCGGCGAGCCTGAATGGCGGCGTTCCGGGTGTGCTGCACGGCAACCGTACTTTCCTGCTGCAGGACGACGATGGCCAGATCATCGACGCCCACTCGATTTCCGCCGGCCTCGACTATCCAGGCATCGGCCCGGAACACGCGTGGTTGCATGACATCGGCCGTGTTCAGTACACCTCGGTGACTGACGACGAAGCTCTGGATGCGTTCCACAAATGCTGCCGCCTGGAGGGGATCATTCCTGCCCTGGAAAGCGCCCACGCCCTGGCTGAAGTGTTCAAACGTGCACCGAAGCTGCCGGAGGATCACCTGATGGTGGTCAACCTGTCGGGCCGTGGCGACAAAGACATGCAGACCGTCATGCACCATATGGAACACTCGAAGCAGGAGAAACACTGA
- a CDS encoding LysR family transcriptional regulator, producing MSHDLPPLNALRAFEATARLNSVSQAAEQLHVTHGAVSRQLKTLEEHLAVSLFVKDGRGLKLTDAGMRLRDASGEAFDRLRSVCAELTQSTADAPFVLGCSGSLLARWFIPRLGRLNADLPDLRLHLSAGEGDLDPRRPGLDALLLFAEPPWPADMQVYELAAERIGPVMSPLFSGYQRLQAAPASALLNEPLLHTTSRPQAWPSWAQQSDLDAKALKLGQGFEHLYYLLEAAVAGLGVAIAPEPLVTEDLKAGRLVAPWGFCETPAQLALWLPKRAADGRARQLAQWLKNELRQTDHSPRLNSK from the coding sequence ATGAGCCACGACCTTCCTCCGCTGAACGCATTGCGTGCGTTCGAAGCCACGGCCCGATTGAACAGCGTCAGTCAGGCCGCCGAACAGCTGCACGTCACCCATGGCGCGGTCAGTCGCCAGCTCAAAACGCTTGAAGAACATCTCGCTGTCAGTCTGTTCGTCAAGGACGGACGCGGCTTGAAACTCACAGATGCCGGCATGCGTTTACGCGATGCCAGCGGTGAGGCGTTTGACCGGTTGCGCAGTGTTTGTGCTGAACTCACGCAGAGCACCGCCGATGCGCCGTTCGTCCTGGGTTGCTCCGGAAGTCTGCTGGCACGCTGGTTCATTCCGCGCTTGGGGCGATTGAATGCTGATCTGCCGGATTTGCGTCTGCACCTGTCGGCGGGAGAAGGCGATCTTGACCCCCGTCGTCCAGGATTGGATGCCTTGCTGCTATTCGCCGAGCCACCTTGGCCGGCAGACATGCAGGTTTACGAATTGGCCGCAGAACGCATCGGCCCAGTGATGAGCCCCCTGTTCAGTGGCTATCAGCGCCTGCAAGCCGCGCCAGCCTCGGCACTGCTCAATGAACCGCTGCTGCACACCACCTCGCGCCCACAAGCCTGGCCAAGCTGGGCACAGCAAAGCGACCTCGACGCAAAAGCGTTGAAGCTCGGGCAAGGTTTTGAGCATTTATATTATTTGCTGGAAGCAGCCGTTGCTGGCCTCGGCGTGGCCATCGCGCCGGAGCCGCTGGTGACGGAAGATTTGAAGGCCGGTCGCCTGGTTGCGCCGTGGGGCTTCTGTGAAACCCCGGCGCAACTGGCGTTGTGGCTACCCAAGCGCGCCGCAGACGGACGCGCCCGGCAACTGGCGCAATGGCTCAAGAACGAGCTGCGCCAGACGGATCACTCGCCGCGCTTGAACAGCAAGTAA